Genomic window (Natronospira proteinivora):
GGTCAGCAGGGTCGGCACCAGCAACACCCCGGCCACAAACTCGCGGATGCTCCGTCCCCGGGAGATGCGGGCGATGAACATGCCCACAAAGGGTGACCAGGAAATCCACCAGCCCCAGTAGAACATGGTCCAGGCCGACTGCCATTCCGGCCCCTCATAGGCGTCGGTCTGCAGACTCATGCTCACCAGGTTGGAGAGGTAGGCACCCGTGCCCTGCACATAAGACATGAGCAGGAAGGTGGTGGGCCCGAGCAGGAAGACAAACAGGACCAGGGCCAGCCCCAGCACCAGGTTGATCTCACTCAAGCGCTTAATGCCTTTATCCAGGCCCAAGAACACCGAGATGGTGGCCGCCAGGGTAATGACGGCGATCAGTATGATCTGGTTGGTTATATTGGATTCGAACCAGCCCAGATGGGCCAGGCCGGCGTTAATCTGGGTCACCCCCAGGCCCAGGGAGGTGGCAATGCCGAACAGGGTGCCGAACACGGCAATGATTTCCACCGTGTTCCCAATGCCACCGTGTATGCGGTTACCCAGGATGGGGTATAGCGTGGAACGGATGGTCAACGGTAAATCATGGCGATAGGCGAAATAGGCCAGAGACAGGCCAATGACGATATAGATGGCCCAGGCATGCAGCCCCCAGTGGAAGAAGGTGATGCGCATGGCCTCCCGGGCCGCTTCCACATTGTCCTCGGTCCCGCTGGGGGGCGACGAGTAGTGGAACAGGGGTTCGGCCACGCTGAAGAACAGCAGGCCAATGCCCATACCCGCGCTGAACAGCATGGCGAACCAGGAAAAACGGCTGTATTGCGGTTCATCCCCGGGCTTGCCCAGGGTGATCTCGCCAAAGCGGCTGAACAGCAGGTAAATGACGAAAACCAGGAAGATGGTTACGCTCATCACATAGAACCAGCCCAGGTTCTCCACGATATAGGACTGAACCTGACCGAAGACTTCGCTGGCCTGGACGGTGAAGGTTGCGGTGTAGATCACGAACAACACCGCCAAAATGGCTGATGTGAAGAAAATAACAGGATTCACTTTCATTCGGCTTCTCCTTGAGAACGCCGCGCAAAAGTTGCTACGGGTTGGTGCGCGACTTTGTCTGTCCCGGTATGGTATTGCCAAGTCGGGTTTTTATTTGATGTCGCCAGGGCCGTATGAAGCGGAGGCCCCTTTTGTCGATAGAGGTGTTGCCATTGCGGCAAACCCATCCTCATACCGTAGCAGCCAGATCCGGTCTCTGCCAAAGAAACTGCCTAGCGGGGCATGCTCACCACGATGAGATGGGCCTGGGCAGTCCCTCAGGGGCTGGCGGTCCTTTTGAGTGTGTTGCGAAAGCTGGGCTCCAGGGAGAGGTAGCCATTATGACGTACCATGAGGGCTTCCAGTCCCTCTCCGGTAAGTGGGCGAGCCAGCCAGTAGCCCTGCAGAAAATCACAACCCAGAGTCTGCAAGGTGCGGCATTCGGTCTCGGTCTCCACCCCCTCGGCCACGGTTTTGAGTTTGAAGCGCTTGGCCATGTGGATAATGATCTCCAGCAAATCCCGATTGCCCTGGTCCTCAGGGACGCCACTGACAAAAGCCCTGTCAATCTTGAGGATATCCAGGGGGTATTGCTTGAGATAAGCCAGGCAGGAGTAGCCCGAGCCAAAATCATCCATGGCCAGGGAGTAGCCGATTTGCTGAAGCTCCCGGAGCATTTCGCTGGTGCCCGCCGGGTCATGCATGGCCAGGGATTCCGTCACCTCCAGGCAGACCTTCCGCCTGTCCACGTGGTGGCGCCGGCAGGCGGCTTCCAGGGTGCCAGTCAGGCTGCTGTCCCACAGCTGGCGCCGGGACAGGTTGATACTCATGGACAGGGCAGGATCCGCTACTCGCCTTAGTTGCGCCAGGCTTTGATCAATGACCCAGGCGCCCACGTCCACGATCTGTCCGGATTGTTCCAGTAGGGGGATGAAGCGATTGGGCGGGATTAAACCCATCTCCGGATGCTCCCAGCGGATCAGGGCTTCACAGCCTTCAATCCGGCCATCCAGCGCGTTGACAATGGGTTGATAAAGCAGCTGGAATTGTTTCCGCTTGAGGGCCAGGCCCAGATCCGATTCCAGCTTCAGGCTTTGCTGGCTGGGCCCGCTCTGTAGCTCCGAGGCAAAGCAGACGCTGGGGTTCTCCCGCTTCTTGGCCCGGAACACCGCAGTATGGGCTCGTTGAATCAGAGTCTGGGGATCATCGCCGTCATCCGGAGCCAGGGCAATACCAGCATCCAGTCGCAATCGAATGGCCCGGCCGCCCACCTGCACCGCTTCCCGGGTGACTTGCAGAAGTCGCTCGGCCCAGCTGATTGCCATTTCCGTCTCACAGGGCGGCTGAACGATGGCGACGAATTGCCCAGCGCCCGGCCGGCCCAGGCTGATGTTGGGGCCGGCTTCATGGCGCAGGCGATGGGCCAGCTGCAGCAGGGCCGCATCCCCGGCGGCCACCCCGAAGCTTTCATTGATTCGCCGTAACTGGGCCACATCCAGGATGATGACCGCCAACTGACCGCCTTTGTGCTCCCGATGTGCCAAGCCCTGCTTCAGGATTTCCATGATCTGGACGCGGCTGGCCAGGCCGGTGAGGGGGTCGCGCCGGGACCATTGGTCCATGCGATTGGCCTGGAGCAGGGATTGACCGGTCCAGTAGGTAAACAGAAAGAGCATGGTGGCCGTGGCCACCACAAAGAAAATGCCCTTGAGCGTCTGCAGCTGGCTGACGGTTTCGGGCTCATCCGCCAGTCGGGCCACCCACTGATCCGAGAACCCGATCCAGGTGACCGCCAAGACCAGATAGGTCAATGAGATGCTGAGCGCATAGATGCCCGGCCGTCGCCGGGAGAGGTAATCATTCAGCTCCATGGTTTCTCCAGTCCTTGGTCACCTTGAAGAACTATAGCAGCTGCTGGGGCTGGGGTTATGAAACTGTGAACTGGTTCACATTTTAGGGCTTTAAAGCGGCGTAGACTGAAAACCAATTGGCGAGGGGAAGAAAAAAGGACGGGGGGTCCGGATAAAGAAGCGAGAATGATTAGCCCGGCTTTGCCGGGCTTTTTTTTGCTTCGATTTTCCGGAGGCGTGATGGGGAGCCGGATCCGCAGGCCGCCCCGAACGAGTCAGTTAGTGGGGTACCAGCGTATTGGGCCGTTAGCGCTTGGCGTGCTGGCGCATCTCCGGGAAACGCCCCCGCAGACCCGAGTTGCTGAGATAGCCGGGTACCACCGCGTCCATGCTGGTGGGATCAATGCCCAGTGTCTCAAGGTCATTGTCGCTGGCCACATTATCCACCTGCAGGGAGTTGTAGTTGTCCCGGGAGAAGGGTTTGCCCGGCACGAACTCCATGACATTGGCCTGCAGCCGCGCCAGCACATCCGGCAGGCCGATAATCAGGCGCCGCTTGCCCATGG
Coding sequences:
- a CDS encoding BCCT family transporter, which gives rise to MKVNPVIFFTSAILAVLFVIYTATFTVQASEVFGQVQSYIVENLGWFYVMSVTIFLVFVIYLLFSRFGEITLGKPGDEPQYSRFSWFAMLFSAGMGIGLLFFSVAEPLFHYSSPPSGTEDNVEAAREAMRITFFHWGLHAWAIYIVIGLSLAYFAYRHDLPLTIRSTLYPILGNRIHGGIGNTVEIIAVFGTLFGIATSLGLGVTQINAGLAHLGWFESNITNQIILIAVITLAATISVFLGLDKGIKRLSEINLVLGLALVLFVFLLGPTTFLLMSYVQGTGAYLSNLVSMSLQTDAYEGPEWQSAWTMFYWGWWISWSPFVGMFIARISRGRSIREFVAGVLLVPTLLTFGWLTIFGNTALYLELNDLANLAGAENVTDTALFLLLSEFPFAALTSVVAVIVIATYFVTSSDSGSLVIDTLTSGGELNTPKWQRVFWALSEGAIAAVLLLAGARAVANGGEEDVDAATGLEALQAAAITTALPFCIIMLAICWSLYRGLSRDKQAKSLSR
- a CDS encoding putative bifunctional diguanylate cyclase/phosphodiesterase: MELNDYLSRRRPGIYALSISLTYLVLAVTWIGFSDQWVARLADEPETVSQLQTLKGIFFVVATATMLFLFTYWTGQSLLQANRMDQWSRRDPLTGLASRVQIMEILKQGLAHREHKGGQLAVIILDVAQLRRINESFGVAAGDAALLQLAHRLRHEAGPNISLGRPGAGQFVAIVQPPCETEMAISWAERLLQVTREAVQVGGRAIRLRLDAGIALAPDDGDDPQTLIQRAHTAVFRAKKRENPSVCFASELQSGPSQQSLKLESDLGLALKRKQFQLLYQPIVNALDGRIEGCEALIRWEHPEMGLIPPNRFIPLLEQSGQIVDVGAWVIDQSLAQLRRVADPALSMSINLSRRQLWDSSLTGTLEAACRRHHVDRRKVCLEVTESLAMHDPAGTSEMLRELQQIGYSLAMDDFGSGYSCLAYLKQYPLDILKIDRAFVSGVPEDQGNRDLLEIIIHMAKRFKLKTVAEGVETETECRTLQTLGCDFLQGYWLARPLTGEGLEALMVRHNGYLSLEPSFRNTLKRTASP